GCGCCCGGACGAGCCGGGCGCGCTTCAGCCATTCCCCAAGGCTGCCCCCGGTTCGCGCCCGGATATGGCGCGTCAGGCTGCGGCGGCTCATGCCGGCGCGCTGCGCCAGATCGTCCAGCTCCGGCACCACCGTGGGGTCGGCGCGCACTGTCTCCAGGATTTCCGTCACCCGCAGATCGGCCGAGGTACCGATGGCTGGCCGGTCGATTAGTTGCAGCTGCTCTCCCATCCGCTGGGGCGCCACGACGAGATGGCGCGCGACGCGGTTGGCCTCGTTGATCCCCGATATCCGGGCGAGCAGATGCAGGCAGCAATCTAGTCCCGAGGCAATTCCGGCTGAGGTGAGGACCGGCCCCGCGTCGACGAAAAGCGCCCCCGCATCAACCGTCACTTTCGGGTATCGCTCGGCGAAGGTGGCGGTGCGGGCCCAATGCGTCGTCGCGCGCCGCCCATCAAGCAAGCCGGCTTCGGCCAGACCGAAAGCCCCCAGACAAAGACCGACGACGATCGCCCCTCGCCTCTGCGCCGCCTGAAGTTCGGCGACGATGTCGTTCGAGACCGGCTCATCGGCATCGCGCCAGCTGGGAAGAATGACAATGTCGGCGTCGCGTGCGGCATCGAGCGGATGCGCCGCCTCGATCGTCAGGCCGCCGCTTGCCGCGAACCGAGACACAGTTGCGCACACGTCGATCCGGTGACCGCCCGCGATGAAGGGCTCTCCGAAGACGGCCAGCGGCGTGGAAAGCATGAACGGGCTGATGCCCTCATAGGCGAGAACAGCAAGGCGCATTGGCCCAAATTACACGGGTAATGTCCATCAGGCCACTGACGGGGAACTGCCGCCGCCGGTAATGAGAGAGCGCCCTCAAGGAGCTTTCCGATGACCCGCACCCTTCTCGTGATCGACATCCAGAACGAATACTTCACCGGCGGCGCATTGCCGCTCTGGCAGGCCGAGGAGACCGAGGCCCGGATCGTTGCCGCCATCGGCAAGGCGCGCGGGCGCGGCGACAGGGTGGTGCTTGTGCGCCATGTCTCGGCGGCAGCAGACGGCCTGTTCGCCGCCAATGGTCACGGCGTCGGCATTCGCCCTGCAATCCTCACGGCGGCCGCCGATACGCCAGTGGTCACCAAGGCCCATGCCGACGCCTTTCAAAGGAACGACCTTGCCGCCCATCTGGGCGGCACCGCCGAGCTCCTGATCGTCGGCATGATGACGCAGAACTGCGTTGTCTTCACCGCCCTGTCCGGTCTGGCCAAAGGCTTCCAGGTGAAGGTCGTCGGCGATCTCTGCACCGCCCCGGTCGAGGTGGTGCATCGGATCGCGCTGAATGCGCTGGGTTCAAAGCTTCCCGTATCGACCGCCGATGAGGTCTGGAGCTGATCGCGGCCTACGCCACCTCGTCCAGCAAGCTTCGGCGGGGCACCGGCAAGTCGTAATGGTCGCGCAGCGTCGTGCCTTCATAGTCACGGCGGAATAAGCCGCGCCGCTGCAGGATCGGCACCACGCCATCGACGAAATCCTCGAGACCGCCGGGCAGATAGGCCGGCATGAAGTTGAAGCCGTCGGCGGCGCCGTTCTTGAACCATTCCTCGATCCGGTCGGCGAGCTGCTCGTGGCTGCCGACAAAGGTCTGGTGGCCGCGCGCGCCGGCGAGGCGATGGAGCAACTGGCGCAGCGTCAGGTTCTCGCGCCGCACGAGGTCGATCACCAGCGCGGTGCGGCTGCGGTGCGTCTCCACCGAGGCGGCATCGGGGAAGGCGTCGAGCGGCACCGGCGCATCAAGCGGGTAGGAGGACAGATCGACGCCGCTGAACTGGCGGAGTTGGCGCAGCCCATATTCGGGAACGGTGAGTTCGTTCAGTTCCTCGGCGAGCTTCTTCGCCTCGGCCTCGGTGCCGCCGATGATCGGGCTGATGCCGACGACGATCTTCACATGGTCGGCTTCACGCCCGTTCTGCGCCGCCTGCCGCTTGAGCTCGGCATAGAAGCGCTGCCCCTCCTCCAGCTTGCGCTGGGCGGTGAACACGACCTCGGCATGGCGCGCCGCGAAAGCCACGCCGGTCTCGGAAGAGCCGGCCTGGATCAGCACCGGCCGGCCCTGCGGCGAGGGCGGGACGTTGAGCGGGCCGCGCACCTTGAAGAACTCGCCCTCATGGACGATCGGGTGGATGCGGTCGATATCAGCATAGATGCCGGCCGCCCGATCATGAACGATGGCGTCCGGCTCCCAGCTGTCCCAAAGCTTCTTCACCACCTGTACGAAATCCTCCGCGCGGCGGTAGCGGTCGCGATGGGCGATGACGCCGTCGAGGCCGTAATTGCGCGCCGCGTTCTCGCTGCTGGTGGTGACGATGTTCCAGCCGACGCGGCCGCCGCTCAGCAGATCGAGCGAGGCGATCTTGCGGGCGACGTTGAAGGGCTCGTTGAAGCTGGTGGAGATGGTGGCGGCAAGGCCGATATGCGTCGTCACCGCGCTCAGCGCGCCATGCAAGGCGACAGGATCGAGCTGCTCGACCGGGCGCAGCTTCACATTGTCCGACAAGGCCGGCGTGTCGCCGAAGAACACGGCGTCGAGCTTCCCGCGCTCGGCGATGCCGGCCACCTTGCGCTGGTAGTCCAGCGCGGTAAGGCGCACCGGCTCCGACTTCGGATGCCGCCAGGCGCCCTCATGATTACCGCCGGTCGAGACATGCACGTTGAAATGAAGCTGCCGAGGACGTGAGCTCATGGGCCACCTGTGGGCTGAAGCGAAGCGGGATCTTCCGAAGATCAGGCGTCGGAGGTGGGCACCCTCCAGCGCGACAGGCGACGCTCGGCGGTGACCAGAAGCTGGTTCACTGCCAGGCCGATCAGCGCGATGGTCAGGATGCCGGCATACATCTTTGGAAGCAGGAAGTTGAACTGCGCGTAGTTGATGAGGTAGCCGAGCCCACGGGTGGCCCCGACCATCTCGGCGGCGATCAGCACCAGGATCGAGCTCTGGGCGGCGAGGCGGAAGCCGGTGAAGACCGAAGGCACCGCCGAGGGCAGGATGATCTTGGCGAAGATGGCCGGCGCCGAGAGCGCCAGCGACCGCGCCGACTTGATGAGCAGCGGATCGACGCTCTTCACCCCGCTGATGGTGCTGAGCAGGATGGGGAAGAAGCAGGCGAAGGTGACGATACCCACCTTCGAGGCCTCGCCGATGCCGAGGAAGAGAATGAACACCGGCAGCAGCGCCAGTGCCGAGGTGTTGCGGAAGAACTCAAGCGCCGAACTCAGGAAATCGCGCGCCCGGCTGTACCAGCCGATGACGAGCCCGAGAGGCACCGCGACCGACACCGCGAGTCCAAAGCCGATGAGTGAGCGGGTCAGGCTGGCGCCGATATGGCTCTGCAACTCGCCCGACCGCGCCATCACGAACAGCACGCCGACCACCTGGCTCAACGGGGGAAACCATACGCGGTCGACGAAGCCGAGCCGGGGCAGCAACTCCCAGAGGGCGAAGACGGCGAGCAGCGACGCGGTCTTCCAGACAGCCCCGCGCAGAAGGCGCGCGCCATCAGCGGCTCGCGCCACCAGCCGGACGCCCAACGTGTCGGCGCGGCCGTCGTCCGTGGCAATGATCGACATCGGCATCCCTCCTCAGCCGGCCACGCGGCGCGGCATCATTCCGCGCCCTTCCAGTAGGGATTGAAGGCGTTGCTGTAGATCTTGGAGAGGTCGAGCTTGCTGCCATCGACCTCGCCACGGGAGTTGAGCCAGTCGATCCACATGGCGAAGTCCTGCCGCTTGATCCAGCCACCCTCGGTCTCGATGCCGAGGCTCTGCCAGTACTTCAGCGGCGCGAGCTGGTTCGCGCGGCCCTTGCTCTCGAGGTATTTGGAATAGACCTCGACCACCTCGGCTCGCTTGTCCTCCTTCTCCTTCTGCTGCGACCAGGCGATGGCGCGCGCGATCGCGGCGACCAGATGTTTGGTGGTGTTGGGGTTCTTGGCGATGAAGTCGTTGCGGAGCACGCCGGTATTGTCGTTGTAGCTGCCGAGCAGATCGACATTGCGCGCCAGCGCCTTGATGCCACCGCGCGCCAGCGCCGCGTCGCGGAAGGTGAAGCCGAGGCTTGCCGCGCTGATCTGGCCGTTGCGCAGGGTCTGCTCGACATTGGGCGTCGGCAGCGGCACGAAGGTAACCTGCTTGATCTCCTCCTGAGACAGGCCGCCGCGCGCGAGATAGATGCTGCTCACCGCTTCCTGGTTGGCGCCCAGCGTGTTGACGCCGATCTTCTTACCGATGAGGTCGCGGGCATTGTTGATCTGGCCGTTGTCCAGCGCATAGAGGCCCGGCGACGTGAGTTCGTTGGTGCCGCGCCAACTGACCACCGCAGTCAACGGGGCGCCGGCGGCAACGATGTTCAGCACCGCGCCGTTGAAAGCGGAGGCAATATCGGTCTGGCCCGTCGCGGTGGACTGGAGATTGGCCGGCCCTCCCTGCACGTCGCCGACCCGCTCCAGCGTGATCGGCGCGAGATAGCCGAGCGCATCGGCCAATTCGAGCGGGCTGATGTCCGATCCGGTGCTCGACTGATAGCGGATCACCGTGGTCTCGAGCTTGGGCGCGTTCTGCGAAGAGGCGTCGGACGTCAGGCAGGACACCGAGATCAAGGCGGCGAGGCTGGTCACGACGGCGGCGCGGCGGGTCGGCTGGAAGGACATCAGATCAGCTCTCACTTCAAAGGGTGGCGTGAACGCGCGGCGTCTGGGCGGCCCCGCCGGCCGTTGGCGCGGGAGGAAGCGCGGTGCGGGCACGAGCGACCTCGCCGCGCAGCAGATCCCAGATTTCATGGCGATAGCGGGCGAAGTCGGGATGCGAGCGGA
Above is a window of Ancylobacter sp. WKF20 DNA encoding:
- a CDS encoding ABC transporter substrate-binding protein; this translates as MSFQPTRRAAVVTSLAALISVSCLTSDASSQNAPKLETTVIRYQSSTGSDISPLELADALGYLAPITLERVGDVQGGPANLQSTATGQTDIASAFNGAVLNIVAAGAPLTAVVSWRGTNELTSPGLYALDNGQINNARDLIGKKIGVNTLGANQEAVSSIYLARGGLSQEEIKQVTFVPLPTPNVEQTLRNGQISAASLGFTFRDAALARGGIKALARNVDLLGSYNDNTGVLRNDFIAKNPNTTKHLVAAIARAIAWSQQKEKEDKRAEVVEVYSKYLESKGRANQLAPLKYWQSLGIETEGGWIKRQDFAMWIDWLNSRGEVDGSKLDLSKIYSNAFNPYWKGAE
- a CDS encoding ABC transporter permease, encoding MSIIATDDGRADTLGVRLVARAADGARLLRGAVWKTASLLAVFALWELLPRLGFVDRVWFPPLSQVVGVLFVMARSGELQSHIGASLTRSLIGFGLAVSVAVPLGLVIGWYSRARDFLSSALEFFRNTSALALLPVFILFLGIGEASKVGIVTFACFFPILLSTISGVKSVDPLLIKSARSLALSAPAIFAKIILPSAVPSVFTGFRLAAQSSILVLIAAEMVGATRGLGYLINYAQFNFLLPKMYAGILTIALIGLAVNQLLVTAERRLSRWRVPTSDA
- a CDS encoding helix-turn-helix domain-containing protein, which codes for MRLAVLAYEGISPFMLSTPLAVFGEPFIAGGHRIDVCATVSRFAASGGLTIEAAHPLDAARDADIVILPSWRDADEPVSNDIVAELQAAQRRGAIVVGLCLGAFGLAEAGLLDGRRATTHWARTATFAERYPKVTVDAGALFVDAGPVLTSAGIASGLDCCLHLLARISGINEANRVARHLVVAPQRMGEQLQLIDRPAIGTSADLRVTEILETVRADPTVVPELDDLAQRAGMSRRSLTRHIRARTGGSLGEWLKRARLVRAQELLAGGARGLDDIAVRSGFPDAHALRSAFRSELGVTPTQWLARQRLC
- a CDS encoding isochorismatase family protein, with translation MTRTLLVIDIQNEYFTGGALPLWQAEETEARIVAAIGKARGRGDRVVLVRHVSAAADGLFAANGHGVGIRPAILTAAADTPVVTKAHADAFQRNDLAAHLGGTAELLIVGMMTQNCVVFTALSGLAKGFQVKVVGDLCTAPVEVVHRIALNALGSKLPVSTADEVWS
- a CDS encoding LLM class flavin-dependent oxidoreductase — its product is MSSRPRQLHFNVHVSTGGNHEGAWRHPKSEPVRLTALDYQRKVAGIAERGKLDAVFFGDTPALSDNVKLRPVEQLDPVALHGALSAVTTHIGLAATISTSFNEPFNVARKIASLDLLSGGRVGWNIVTTSSENAARNYGLDGVIAHRDRYRRAEDFVQVVKKLWDSWEPDAIVHDRAAGIYADIDRIHPIVHEGEFFKVRGPLNVPPSPQGRPVLIQAGSSETGVAFAARHAEVVFTAQRKLEEGQRFYAELKRQAAQNGREADHVKIVVGISPIIGGTEAEAKKLAEELNELTVPEYGLRQLRQFSGVDLSSYPLDAPVPLDAFPDAASVETHRSRTALVIDLVRRENLTLRQLLHRLAGARGHQTFVGSHEQLADRIEEWFKNGAADGFNFMPAYLPGGLEDFVDGVVPILQRRGLFRRDYEGTTLRDHYDLPVPRRSLLDEVA